TGCCCACCGCCGGCGTCGTACGAACAGCAGCGCGACGGCGACGAAGGCGAGCGACCACACCATCCGGTGGGCCAGGATCTCGACCGACCCGGCGGGCTTCAGCAGCGGCCAGAACAGGGGTACGAGTCCCCACATCCCATAGGCCGCGAAACCGTTCAGCAGCCCTATGTGGCGTTCGCCCCTCGTCTTCCGGGTCACCGGCTCCTCCTTCGCGCGTCAGCCCGCCTGCACGAAGGTAACGCCGACCGGCCCCGCCTGTCATGGCCGTATCGCCATACGGTCATGACAGGCGTGACTGGTGGGACGAGCCGGCCCTTGAGCTGGGTCGAGTCAGCCCTTCAGCGCGGCGGCGAGCGCCTCGGAGAGCGGGGTGGTCGGACGTCCGGCCAGCCGCGACAGGTCGCCGGTGCGCCCGGCCAGCTCCCCCCGCTCGATGGACGCGTCCACGCCCGCGAGCACCGCGGCGAGCGGCTCGGGCAGGCCGGCGCCGGTCAGGATGCCCTGGTAGGTCTCCACCGACACCGGGTTGTACGTGATCTCCCTGCCGGTCTGCCGGCTCAGCTCGGCCGCGTACTCCGCGAAGCTCCACGCCTCGTCGCCGCTCAGCTCGTACGTCCGGTTCTCGTGTCCCTCGCCGGTCAGCACCGCCACGGCGGCGGCCGCGAAGTCGGCGCGCGAGGCGGACGCGAGGCGGCCCTCACCGGCGGCGGCGACGACCGCGTTGTGCTCAAGCACCGGTGCGAGGTTCTCGGTGTAGTTCTCGTGGTACCAGCCGTTGCGCAGCAGGACGTACGGCACGCCCGACTCCAGGATCACGTCCTCGGTGGCGCGGTGGTCGTCGGCCAGCGCGGCGGTGAGGCTGCCGGGGGCGCTGGTGTAGGCGAGCAGGGCCACGCCGGCGGCCTTCGCGGCGTCGATCACGACCTTGTGCTGAGCCGCCCGGCCCTTGTCGAACTCGTTGCCGGAGATCAGCAGCACCTTGTCGCCGGCCGAGAACAGGCCGTCGAAGGTCGCGGGCACGTTGTAGTCGGCGAGCGCGATCCTCACCCCGCGCTCCGCGAGGTCGGCGGCCTTCCCGGCGTCCCGGACGACCGCGGTGACCTGGTCGGCCGGGACCTTGTCCAGCAGTTGCTCGACGACATGGCGGCCGAGGTGTCCGGTGGCTCCGGTGACGACGATGCTCATGGGGGGTTCCTCCGTGGAAGTGGTAGGACGGGACGTCGCACTCACCCTAGGAGGGGCACTAACTCTATGAAAGTACCCACTTTGAAGTAAGGTACGGGCATGGCAGAGAGCGGAGGCAGGTCGGGGGACGAGGCGATGTGCCCGTACCGGCTGGTCCTGGAGCACGTCACCAGCCGCTGGGGCGTACTGGTGCTGATCCGACTGCTGGAACGGCCCCACCGGTTCAGTGAGCTGCGCCGGGC
This region of Streptomyces chromofuscus genomic DNA includes:
- a CDS encoding SDR family oxidoreductase, which codes for MSIVVTGATGHLGRHVVEQLLDKVPADQVTAVVRDAGKAADLAERGVRIALADYNVPATFDGLFSAGDKVLLISGNEFDKGRAAQHKVVIDAAKAAGVALLAYTSAPGSLTAALADDHRATEDVILESGVPYVLLRNGWYHENYTENLAPVLEHNAVVAAAGEGRLASASRADFAAAAVAVLTGEGHENRTYELSGDEAWSFAEYAAELSRQTGREITYNPVSVETYQGILTGAGLPEPLAAVLAGVDASIERGELAGRTGDLSRLAGRPTTPLSEALAAALKG